TCGCTGCTGCCCCTGGAACTGGAGGGGGTCACGTTCCGGCATCGGGGGCAGACGCTTCTGCAGCCCCTGGATCTGCACCTGGAGCGCGACGGCAAGACCATGCTCATGGGCCCCAACGGTGCCGGGAAGAGCCTGCTGATGCGCATCTGCCACGGTCTGCTCCGCCCCAGCAGTGGCAGCGTGCGTTGGGCTGGAGATGGTGCAAGTCCCGAGATGATCCGGCGGCGCCAGGCTATGGTATTCCAGCGCCCGGTGATGCTGCGCCGCTCCGCCCTCGCCAACGTCCGCTACGCGCTGGCCGTTCAGGGGGTTCCCCGGGGGCAGCGGCGGCAGCGCGCCGACGAGGCCATCGAGCGCTTCGGGTTACAGAACATCGCCCATCGTCCAGCCCGGGTGCTCTCCGGCGGCGAGCAGCAGCGCCTGGCGCTGGCCCGCGCCTGGGCCCTGCGCCCGGAAATCCTGTTCATGGACGAGCCCACGGCGGCGCTGGACCCTGCCGCCATCAACGCCGTGGAGGAAGCGGTGCAGACGTTCCATCGGGAAGGCACGCGCGTCGTCATGAGCACCCACGATCTCGGGCAAGCCCGGCGATTGGGCGATGACCTTCTGTTTCTGGTGGGCGGCCGCCTGGTGGAGCGGGCGCCTATAAGAGAGTTCTTCGAGCAGCCGCG
The DNA window shown above is from Aquisalimonas sp. 2447 and carries:
- a CDS encoding ATP-binding cassette domain-containing protein, producing MNRQQSPSLLPLELEGVTFRHRGQTLLQPLDLHLERDGKTMLMGPNGAGKSLLMRICHGLLRPSSGSVRWAGDGASPEMIRRRQAMVFQRPVMLRRSALANVRYALAVQGVPRGQRRQRADEAIERFGLQNIAHRPARVLSGGEQQRLALARAWALRPEILFMDEPTAALDPAAINAVEEAVQTFHREGTRVVMSTHDLGQARRLGDDLLFLVGGRLVERAPIREFFEQPRSREAAAFVKGELVW